ctttttatttcatttacacATACCAATATTTCCATTTCATATGATCATTAGCAACAATAAGTTTTTATACATGCCTTTCCATTAACCTTtacttacccattgaaccatttagactTATATCAAATACTCAGGAAtactcacacaaagtgtgccttttCATGTAATCATAACATTTCCAatagtgctcacacgagctgtgaaataggcctactcacacaagctatgggtCTGGATGTTAGCTACaagatgctgctcacacaagctgtggagaatctgcaacaaatgcaggacctcagccatctgTAGGACATCCAGAACCAGCACTTGAAACcatataatccctaatgacatgtcatttgtatcctaagtattcgtaaggttcaaacgagatatattacattttgaattctttaatttCTTTCCATTACACCATTACAAACATATGAATCCATAaaattcacattttcacaatttgctattaactatttaaacatttcCATTCAACCCAATTTTCCAATTGTAAATTTTTACTAAATCGTTAATCATTCATCACAAATAGAAATTAACAAGTTAAtccttatacgaacttacttgtaCCAAAACAATGCCCTAACATGATCCAACGGCTAATCtgctattttggttttttttttctcgcAATCTGTATCCATTTGAGttgtttcttgatctagataaatatttttatttaattaattttgtttcaaaatttaaaataatcaatttagcttataacccttaatgatgaaaaattacaaaattgtccTCACAGTGTACCTTTTAtgcatttagtccctaaacccgaaacttacaatttcaccattttttaaCCATAAATCATGCTAGTTGATTTTTACCTAATATTATAATAGCTTTACTTACAGCAGAATTTAACCTGAAACAAAACTTGAgctaataaaagtaaataattaacaCGAAAGAGAAAAAAGTTCAAAACGAGTAAAAGAATAGGAGAACCATGTAAACGGTTGCGTTTCAGCGCGAAAGAAAAACGACAACGTTTGACTCCGCCTTTCAACGATTTACGCATAATAAAGTTTGCTCACTGCAGCAAAACCGATCGCCAACATGCAACCAGAAGTCTAACCTGAAGAAAGAAGAGAGTTTATGAGAATTCCCCAAATGGATGCTTTTCAGTGGCACAAGATTGCTGCTGTTTCtggtttttaacttatttatctcatctttttcaattcctttttcatatatacttatttatgggttgttgtttttttttaaataacaggAATAGCAGCCCTTGGATTGGGCACTTATGGCTTCCACATCTTTAAACCTGAAAATCCCGTTTACAAGGAGGTCGGTTTTTTAAtaccctttcatttttttcacccAAATTTTCACTTTTCAACGTTTTTGTTGTTCAATTATtttgttgttcttttttttttctttttataattggATGATGAACTTAGGTATGGCAAATCGCTTCTACTTACCACTTGTTTCACACAGCTGCTCTTCTTTCTGCTCCTATTACCAAACGCCCCCACATTGTTAGTTCCCTTTTgcccttttatttttataatttcattattgatTTTCTGGGCATGGTTTGCTTAATATTCTTGGGAAAAATACTTTGTTGTTTTATTGATTggttttatggttttagttttaaGAGACTAATCATACAATCCCCTGAATTTTATTGCTTCGTGTCGAGTTATCAATGGGCTAACTGCTCTCTTTTATTGTGCTTCAGTTTGGAGGCCTTTTGACTGCTGGCATTCTTTCTTTCTCTGGGTCGTAAGTTCCCTTTcccttttatcttcttttttgaatttgttaCTTGTTATAAGTTTGCAATTGATGAATGCTAATCTGAGGGAAAAAAAAGATTTGGTGAAAGGGATTTGAATGATATTCATCGAGATTTCATACTTTGGGTTACTTTCCTTGATGAAAATGATACATTTAATTGttttaaacttgtgtttttttgttGTTGCATGTGTTTGGTCATAGATCACTGTCTTGTTTTTAAGTGCATTTCTTAGGTTAATGTTTCTTGAGAAGTTCATATATTTGGCCATTCTACCTGATGGATGCGGATGCATTTAACGGTTTAAAATTTGCATTTCTTAaggtttttcttttatatttttattgagcTTCGTGTTTAGTTCAGAATTAGCGAAGGCTTTGAATGTAATGTAGTTGGATGATATGTAAAATTGAGGAGACTCTAATAGCAATTTGACTTTTAGCAACAATATGTTATTTATtgcaaattttatggttttacaaatatttaaatgttGGCAGCATAAAAAGACTCAACAAGTTATTGTAAAACTAAACAAGAATGTGCATAAAATCGCTGCAAATACATTTTGCATAACTAATATTTGCTGCgctttataactttttataaaaattatttgttGCTTGTTGAGAAGTCTTCGAAGTGTCTTCTGTGCGGCTGACCTGGACCCCAACAATTGAAGGTATTGTCCCCGTGTTGGAGTTTTTTCCTCGGCCTCCACGGAGAGCTGTGTATGGTTCACAGAGGGGGGCGTCTCGGTCGGTAGAGATAGGTACTTGCAAGACTTGGGATAAGTGTAAGTGTTGGGCATATGAATAATAATGGAGGTACTCAGGCGTGCTGTAGTTTGAACCACTAATCTTAGCTTAAAGTTGACATGTTCGTAAACATGGTACCACTTGAGCTATGACCTCTATTATTATTCACGTCCAATACTAACATTTATCTTGAGTCTTGCAAGTACGTATCTCTACCGACCGAGCCCCCCGGTGAATCATACACGGCTTAGCGCGGAGGCCAGGGACAAAACCTGACACGGGGACAATAATTTAAATTGTTGGGGTCTAGGTCGACTACCCAGAGGACGACACTTAGAAAACTTCTCCCAGGGGAACCGATTCCTCCTCAACGTTACTAAATGTCAATTCCTTAGCGTGTTTGTATTGCTATTGAAACCATGGAGATTTTTTTCATAGGGTCTATGGGATACCGTGCATTACTAATGCTGTGAATAAAAGTGCATCTCTGTATTGACCATATCTCCTGTCATTCAACACTATGGATTCTTTGATTGAACAGAAACATAACCTAGCTTTGAACAGTTAGGTGTATGAATATGAATAAATGCAGTCAGTTGTTTAGCATCAACACTATGGATTCTTTGATTGAACAGAAACATAACCTAGCTTTGAACAGTTAGGTGTATGAATATGAATAAATGCAGTCAGTTGTTTAGCATCAACACTATGGATTCTTTGATTGAACAGAAACATAACCTAGCTTTGAACAGTTAGGTGTATGAATATGAATAAATGCAGTCAGTTGTTTAGCAGGGAATGGATGTGTGAATGCATTTACCATGctaatgttaaattcattcatgcAGAATTGatatggtaaaaatataattaaatcattCTGTAGGTGTTACACGGCAGCATATCTGGAGGACAGAAAATATTCGGCCCTTGCTCCATTTGGTGGCCTTGCTTTTGTTGCCGGTTGGGCAAGTCTGTTATTCTAAGGTTTGGATTTTCCTTAGAAGAACTTATGCTATCACTTGAAACAAGTTAGAGAACATCTTGTCCTCTTTGTTATGCCATATATGTAACAAACCTTTGTATAGTTGTTGTCTCATAAGATACCCTAATACATTTTTAATTGCAAACAAGACATAATTATGTATTTTTGTCTGTTATGGGTATTAACATTGTAATATGTCTTGTTTGATTGTGAAAATCAATTCAATAACTATTTACCCCCAAGCTTTTCCTGGGAAACGATGAATTTTACTAATACAAGAGTTTCCCTTTCTCTGTACACTTCTAGTATTATTTccaattaatatgttttatttatttaattttgataattttttttaaaaacaatttaaactttcagtttattaaaatatatttttcttatataattacattacaattttgttttagttttattttattaaatgtttcataggcattaaaagaaattataaaattttagaatgtaATTCTATAAAATTAATatcgattttttaaaaaatgaaaattaaaactaaatttatgaaataaactttaaaaaatattgtatcatgtcatgaaacaataataattgtgttattaagtttttttctttCGTTCGTTAAAGAGGAAAGTGACATTTCACAAAGTGATCCCTTAATTTTATATATTGGTGCTTTcctatgaaaatttttgaaatactaTTGGTGAGAATATTATTGTTAAAAAAGTTATTTATGTTACtcttattaaataaaagataatatttttttataagaaaatagagttAATTTCACTAGACATCCTCAAATTACGACTCTCATTTTAAATTGGTCTCTAAACTTCAAAATGTTCAGTATACTCCCAAACTATCGATATTATATTTATCATGTCCTTCAATTAATGAAActgttaatttaactattaaatgacaagaaaaattttatgtgatataatttaaaatgaaaatttaaaaaaaagtaaaatattgttgcataacttttaaaattaaaaattaaaaataaagtaaaaaagagaaaaaaaaaagagaacaatagtttcaataaaaactttgaaaaatctcaaAATCAAGAATTTTACAAGattcatttttaaaatgtttatttttctttaaatttttcattttaaaatacatcttaataattaaataaacaattttaataacaaaaagaCCTTATTGATCATTAATAGTTTGAGGATATAATTAGAatgttaaaatttgatgttttttaaataatttttaggcTTCATACACAAATTAACCCCTAAAACATCTCGATTTTCTAAGTTTGGTACTTAAAACTTTGCACAATGGTTTAGAACTAGAGTCTGTTTTCCTTTACACGGTTCACCCCAAGCATTAACCTTGTTAAAAAAAAACACCAATCACATCCTCCATCCAATCAAAAGCTGTCACATGGAATATCCTAATTAAAAAcactttaaattaataaaaaaaattaaaattttaaaaattatattaactgattttaaatatatatatattcagtaaaatacttattaataaataattttgatataaataaagCAACCGaggaattaaatataaaaataaaaatatatggacCAAATCCGTCCTTATAAATATACCTTTTGAAACGGTTGTATAATAATGTCTGGATTAGATGCAGAGAATAGATTGGTTGCGAATCGACCTTTCATGGATTCCACAAAGTACaaccttcttaataattaaaaatattaaatccaaCCGAAAAGAAGGTTGAAAAGATATTTGCTTGAACGTTTTGAAGGAAATTTCACTGCTGCCCTTCTCGGCAAACTAGGACAGCAtcaatatttctttaatttttttccattttttatcaaGATGTGAAATGTGGCAACTTTTGATTGGTTGAAGAAAGTGATTGCTTCTTTTAACATAGTTAATGCTTTGGATTAACAAATAACAGAAACAAACTTTAAATCCTGAGTCGTAatgcaaaattttttaattacCTATCAGAGAAAACCAAGAATTTTAGAGGCAATTCATGCATTAagcataattttttaattacctAACATGACATCCACACCCATCTCAGtccacaattaattaatttttttttaaatttaaaaatatttttatatttttatatttttaaatattgaaaaaattaattaattgttaaccCATCGACGTATGCCATTACGTCAACAAAGTTAATAGACATTAATTGTTTCatctattttaaaatgatttgacaaacattataaatttaagaattaaatggaggattaaaatattattttttttttgtaaagttagaagTCCAAATAAatttattccattttattattaatgaatatttaataataatatttttcaataatgtttattattaataaatatttgaattaatccATAATGtataattttctttcattttaatcaAATCCATTACCCGAATACATCTGCAATTTTTTtctcattatatatatttatattagattaaagacCGATGAATGATATTTCATTATTAAAGAGAGAATAACTCAGTAATACAAAATGttagaataattagataaaattatatattatgtctATTTTTTTTTATGGACAACATGTTTTCAAGTGTTAGgagataatttttataaaaaataaatatcttcTTGTGTAATCCAAAAGTAATTGTTAAGaggaaaataaagtaaaattcttACATTTAACTAACGCAGCAAATGAGAAtgtttatatttcctaaaaaggacAAGTTGGCAAAATAGAAATGACATGAATTGGTTTGCCTCTGAATCAGGGAATAAACTCGTATTTGCAAGAATTATAACCTGCAACCAAATACAACAATAAATAAGTTGAGTAATTTTGTTgtaaaaccaatttttttatgtttacttctctataatattttcaattttaatcatttctaactaaaataaattctatttcaATAAATGAAATTACATTCTAAATATTAGagattaatatattaaatatttgatttgtttccTTTGCTTGCTTTAGTATATCCAAGATGCAAGTTGCTTCTTACGCATTACATTAAAAGGAAGGAGCACATGATGACCAAAGACCAACCACATGAATTTCCCACTTTCTACTTTCTAAGCACATGGGATTcgctcatttttttaaaaactgtgaATGGATAACGCTTACTTGGATCTAGTTCTGTAATCATGGCAGCTCCTTTGAAGTTGCAAGATCCTCCTTTGTGCTTGAACCTTTGGAAGTAATCATTGAAGGCATAGGAAGCATGGTTTGTCATAGTGTTTGGAAAATAACAAGCCTGGTTTACCTGAATCTTACTGCAATCTGCACCACCTTCCCCACATGCCCAATCCAGGGCTACCTTCAACTCTTCATCTGGGGTTTGTTCATCTGCTATGCACCATTGCTCGTATTCCCCAACTGATATTAACACTCATATGAAAACACCATTTTACAACATACATAAGAAACCATGGCAAGGAGGTTTTTAAGAATGTACCTGATTTTTGAGGAATAATAATTGACATAAATAGCAGCACAAGCGTGATCTTTACCAACGAGGGTGACATTGAGGAGGAAGAGAGAGTGGAAGTGGGGAAATGATCTTATAGTATCTATCCACTGATAAAACTCATAAATCAATATCCCTTTTATAATGTAGAAAGCATTACATACGCTAGGACCATGTGGATGGGTACGTGTACCGTTGGCTATCCTTTTAGCTTTTTCTGCTATTAGTTCTTGTAACTGCAAAAGTTGTacttttattttactaaattttaatctctttattttttaaattttaaaattttaatcatcgccaaacaaaacatattatatgtgtaatattatATTAGCtcattattttcacatattactcgctaaaaattttacttaataaattattaattatcatttaagttaaaaagactaaaatttcaaaattgaaaagaatataaaaacttacaataattaaataaaaaaatagactaaatctATAATTGTACACATAACAAATgactaataattaaatttaacccgaataaatttaactatttgaATATCAATTCGAAAAATGAGAGTACATGAactaataacaatttttttaatttcaaaatccaGTCACCCACTCATCCCTGCCATGTGCCTTAGAAGAATATATTCCCTGTATGTGTATCAGATTAAAAATAAGCAAATCTATGATCCATTTAAAGGAACTTGGAGCAACAAGACTACCCACAGGTGCTTGGCAATCCTATGAAACCACAAATCGAATTAAAAGCAAGCAATTTATTACTTACAAGCACGTCAAAAATAATTTACACTGGCTGTACtaataaaataaaggaataatATACAACGAAAACTCATGGTTACAGGAAGCACTCAAAAGACTAGGATCCCAATCTTTCAGCAGAGATGACAATAATGCATTCCCAACTTCCAACCATCAATCGGATCACCCTTTCAAGcctatttgaaaaactaaaaataaaaacagtAAGATTTCAAAATGCCTACATTCAACTCAAATAAATGAATAGTTCTAACCTCGAACCATGTACTTTTAGTGACGATTTTCCAACACAAAGAGCTTGAAACATGGAAAAATCTACataaaatgatagaaaaaaattattttattttttggctgAGACCATATAGAGGGGAAAAAGAATGGATGTCACTTAAttacagttaaatataaataggTATACTACAGGAAAAGGACCAGTCTCCCTCGTACTTGGCAAGAAAATGGATGACAAACAACAGGTCCGAAGGATTCGAATTCTTCCATGGTTTTTCATTCAACACAGTCAAAAGCAAAATCATGGATGCAACCTCAGCATACCTGAAGACAAAGAACACACCATAATCATCAGAAACCTGTTTTGGGTGATATCAAATGGTTTGGCTGCATGATACCATTCTTCGGCTGAAAAAAGAATTCATGACATCTTCTTTGGTCATGGAGGAAGAATATCTGAAGCAGACATGAAATATTTAATAACTACACATTCAATTTAAAGGAGAAAGAAGGATTGCCAAGTTACCATAATTTGGATGTCCACCAGTATGAGGCAAGGACTAGTCACTTGTCAGACAACCGAGAGTCGCAAGGGGTCAACCTGAAGAAAGTTAGTTCAACCAACACCCACTATATCAACCAGACTCGAAAAAACTTGCAACAGCTGAATAAAGTTGCTCTTCCTCGAAAGGCTTCGACACATAGCCATCCATCCCACATTTCATGCACTCTTCGTTTGTAGCCTGGATGACATCAGCTGTCATTGCCAATATTGGAATGTGCCAGTAAGACACATTTCCATACATATCAATTGATGCTTCTCCAGAAGCAATTTTTTCATTGACCTGAGTCTCCACGCTGCGGATTTGCCTAGTTGCTTCAAACCTGCATAAATATTTGGAGTATCAGGGTGGTGATGTACTCTTAAGAGTAGGATCTTGAGGATGTTTTGATCCATAGGTAAAAagtaacaaataaatataataataacgtTCAGTTTACCCATTTACCTAAATTGACCAAGAATCTATCAAACAAATCAGCATTCTTTTTACTCCATATCTAAACCCAAATAACTGGTTCTTGATAAACTTATACCTAATATTGCCTCGTCAGTCATTTAGGTTATAACATTTTGATTAGCAATGGATTAATTACTTCCCTAACTAGACAATCATTACACAATAGGCACCGTTGCTTGCCATAGAGGCCTCTTTTCTCATATTTTCAGGTTTTTGCTGGAATGAAGCACACACAAACTCGGAAGAACAAATAAAGGCCAGTTAGATTGATTACCCGTCCATTTCCGGCATCTGAAGATCCATGAAGCAGGCATCAAAATTATGGGGTGGTCTAAGCTTGTCCAGCGCATCCTGGCCTTTTTCCACACAGGAAACAATTGCTCCATATTTCTTTAAAGCACCTTCTGCCACTCTTCTGTTAACCTTATTATCATCAACCACTAAAATTCGTTTTTCTCTTAGTAGGGTCCCGAGTGTAGTTTTCTTTCTATGTACCTGGTCCTTTCTACCATTTCCTAGGAGTTCCTGGAAACAGGCAACGATGACGCTCAACCGAAGAGGCTTCATCAGTACATTATCTACAAAACCAGCAGTCTTAAGCTTGGATCGTTCAAGAGGAGTCATGGCGGTAGCCAAAAGAAAAATCTTAGGGAAGTTCGTTGAAACATTTAGCCTGCCATTCTGCCTATGTTCTTTGAGCAAGGAACTGAACTGAAGAACTGTTTCCTGGTTCCAAGCATCTTTGTCTATAAGAATCATGGCCAAATGAGCAAAGTCACTGCAGAAGATACAAATAAAAAATGGATCAGCTAAACCAAGGTAAGTTAAGTGTTTGATAGTAAGCTTTCTAGTAATCAAAAACTAATTGTCTAACAATTTCTAGCTTTTTGTAAGGCAGCATGCTCATTACTATTAGTATCTTTACAAATATTGACACAGGTTTGAAAAAGATATATCATTACTAATATGTATAGTATCTTGATAGCAACAGGTGACTCTCATAAACTTCAGCTTAAAAAGCCTTCCAAAACTGCAAAGAATAACCCTGATTAATGTGCACATCTTGGCTCCCTAGATCCGTATC
The Gossypium hirsutum isolate 1008001.06 chromosome A07, Gossypium_hirsutum_v2.1, whole genome shotgun sequence genome window above contains:
- the LOC107952811 gene encoding transmembrane protein 256 homolog translates to MRIPQMDAFQWHKIAAVSGIAALGLGTYGFHIFKPENPVYKEVWQIASTYHLFHTAALLSAPITKRPHIFGGLLTAGILSFSGSCYTAAYLEDRKYSALAPFGGLAFVAGWASLLF
- the LOC107956461 gene encoding glucan endo-1,3-beta-glucosidase 4 codes for the protein MSPSLVKITLVLLFMSIIIPQKSVGEYEQWCIADEQTPDEELKVALDWACGEGGADCSKIQVNQACYFPNTMTNHASYAFNDYFQRFKHKGGSCNFKGAAMITELDPSYNSCKYEFIP